The following proteins are encoded in a genomic region of Pseudodesulfovibrio mercurii:
- a CDS encoding ABC transporter ATP-binding protein: protein MALLELIDVTKHYKVSGGLLGLTTGTVRAVDGVTLSVERGHTLGLVGESGCGKSTLAKCIMGLTPVTSGEVIFGNRSISAWDEKKLRSKIQMIFQDPYSSLNPRQKIGSIIREGLDIHGIGTREERREKVAELLKLVGLRPEHGDRYPHEFSGGQRQRVAVARCLALDPRLVVCDEPVSALDVSVRAQVLGLLKELQERMGLTYVFISHDLSVVSHICDRVAVMYLGRIMEIGESRTLFADPKHPYTKALLSAVLRPDPMDRPERIALTGDLPSPMNPPAGCPFHPRCPEAFDKCRNGRPELMEQPDGTRTACWLYGGQ, encoded by the coding sequence ATGGCCCTGCTCGAACTGATCGACGTGACCAAGCACTACAAGGTCTCCGGCGGCCTGCTCGGCCTGACCACGGGCACGGTGCGCGCCGTGGACGGCGTGACCCTGAGCGTGGAGCGCGGCCACACCCTCGGGCTGGTGGGCGAGTCCGGGTGCGGCAAGTCCACCCTGGCCAAGTGCATCATGGGGCTGACGCCCGTGACCTCGGGCGAGGTCATCTTCGGCAACCGGTCCATATCGGCCTGGGACGAGAAGAAGCTGCGCTCCAAGATCCAGATGATCTTCCAGGACCCCTATTCCTCCCTGAACCCGCGCCAGAAGATCGGCTCCATCATCCGCGAGGGGCTGGACATCCACGGCATCGGCACCAGGGAGGAGCGCCGCGAAAAGGTCGCCGAACTGCTCAAACTGGTCGGCCTGCGGCCCGAGCACGGCGACCGCTATCCCCACGAATTTTCCGGCGGCCAGCGCCAGCGCGTGGCCGTGGCCCGGTGCCTGGCCCTGGACCCCAGGCTGGTGGTCTGCGACGAGCCGGTGTCCGCCCTGGACGTCTCGGTCCGGGCCCAGGTCCTCGGCCTGCTCAAGGAACTCCAGGAGCGCATGGGCCTGACCTACGTGTTCATCTCCCACGACCTGTCCGTGGTCAGCCACATCTGCGACCGGGTGGCGGTCATGTACCTCGGCCGGATCATGGAGATCGGCGAAAGCCGGACCCTGTTCGCCGACCCGAAACACCCGTACACCAAGGCCCTGCTGTCCGCCGTGCTCCGGCCCGACCCCATGGACCGGCCCGAGCGCATCGCCCTGACCGGCGACCTGCCGAGCCCCATGAACCCGCCCGCTGGCTGCCCCTTCCACCCCCGTTGCCCCGAGGCCTTCGACAAGTGCCGGAACGGCCGCCCCGAGCTCATGGAGCAGCCCGACGGCACGCGCACGGCCTGCTGGCTCTACGGCGGGCAATAA
- a CDS encoding ABC transporter ATP-binding protein — protein sequence MTKPLLDIHRLTTCFSSAQGIAKAVDNVSLSFMQGETLAIVGESGCGKTVLALSILGLIPDPPGRVTDGSILYRDKDLLDMSESELMHIRGNAISMIFQEPMTALNPVFRIDDQIAEPLRLHQGFGKREALEKAVDALNLVGIPNPAKIARSFPHELSGGMRQRVMIAMALACNPDILIADEPTTALDVTIQAQILDLMDELRERMNGSLMLITHDLGVVARMALRVAVMYSGKIVELAGVNDLYAEPLHPYTQGLLASMPSLGETRPLSPIPGIVPSIFDLPQGCRFHPRCPKAYQKCSLMLPPLFEPEPGRTVRCWLYED from the coding sequence ATGACAAAACCACTGCTGGACATACACAGGCTGACCACCTGCTTTTCCTCGGCCCAGGGCATTGCCAAGGCGGTGGATAACGTCAGCCTTTCCTTTATGCAAGGAGAAACCCTGGCCATCGTGGGCGAGTCCGGCTGCGGCAAGACCGTGCTGGCCCTGTCCATCCTCGGGCTCATACCCGATCCGCCGGGCCGCGTCACGGACGGGTCCATCCTGTACCGGGACAAGGACCTCCTGGACATGTCCGAGAGCGAGCTGATGCACATCCGGGGCAACGCCATCTCCATGATCTTTCAGGAGCCCATGACCGCGCTCAACCCGGTCTTCCGCATCGACGACCAGATCGCCGAACCCCTGCGCCTGCACCAGGGGTTCGGCAAGCGCGAGGCCCTGGAAAAGGCCGTGGACGCCCTGAACCTGGTGGGCATCCCCAACCCGGCCAAGATCGCCCGGTCCTTTCCCCACGAGCTGTCCGGCGGCATGCGCCAGCGGGTCATGATCGCCATGGCCCTGGCCTGCAACCCGGACATCCTCATCGCGGACGAGCCGACCACGGCCCTCGATGTGACCATCCAGGCCCAGATCCTGGACCTCATGGACGAACTCAGGGAACGCATGAACGGCTCCCTCATGCTCATCACCCACGACCTCGGCGTGGTCGCCCGCATGGCCCTGCGCGTGGCCGTCATGTACTCGGGCAAGATCGTCGAGCTGGCCGGGGTCAACGACCTCTACGCCGAGCCGCTGCACCCGTACACCCAAGGGCTGCTGGCCTCCATGCCCTCCCTGGGCGAGACCCGGCCCCTGAGCCCCATCCCCGGCATCGTGCCGTCCATCTTCGACCTGCCCCAGGGGTGCCGCTTCCATCCGCGCTGCCCCAAGGCGTACCAGAAGTGCTCGCTCATGCTCCCCCCGCTGTTCGAACCCGAGCCGGGCCGCACGGTCCGCTGCTGGCTCTACGAGGACTAG
- the trmFO gene encoding methylenetetrahydrofolate--tRNA-(uracil(54)-C(5))-methyltransferase (FADH(2)-oxidizing) TrmFO, whose amino-acid sequence MAHVVIVGGGLAGCDCAWQLAEAGVSVTLFEMKPEKRSEAHTEDGLAELVCSNSFRATGPAAAIGLLKEEMERLGSLVMEAAFATRVPAGGALAVDRNLFSDYITEKIEGHEAITVVRREIASLDDEALAGADAVVIAAGPLASPDLTESLMAAVGDARLYFYDAIAPIVSRDSVDFDKAFWGSRWKPEDDDYLNCPMSEAEYKAFVAALLEGEKVKPREFEKEVHFEACLPVEAMAERGEMTLAFGPLKPVGFTDPRTGERPFAIVQLRTENADKTAFNLVGFQTKLKYPEQKRIFRMIPGLENAEFLRLGSIHRNTYVNAPEVLDETLQLKNRPGTYLAGQITGVEGYLESAACGLWLGLSLGRRLRGEAVIDPPVETALGALMNHLRTKPDKQFQPSNVNFGLMPGLEGRIKKKFRKEAYGQRAQAAFAAWIEAAGL is encoded by the coding sequence ATGGCACATGTGGTGATCGTGGGCGGCGGCCTGGCCGGGTGCGACTGCGCCTGGCAACTGGCCGAGGCCGGGGTCTCGGTGACCCTCTTCGAGATGAAGCCGGAAAAGCGCAGCGAGGCGCACACCGAGGACGGCCTGGCCGAACTGGTCTGCTCCAACTCCTTCCGGGCCACGGGCCCGGCCGCGGCCATCGGGCTGCTCAAGGAGGAGATGGAGCGGCTGGGCAGCCTGGTCATGGAGGCGGCCTTCGCCACGCGCGTCCCGGCGGGCGGGGCCCTGGCCGTGGACCGCAACCTGTTCTCCGACTACATCACGGAGAAGATCGAGGGGCACGAGGCCATCACCGTGGTCCGCCGGGAGATCGCCTCCCTGGACGACGAGGCGCTTGCGGGCGCCGACGCGGTGGTCATCGCCGCCGGTCCCCTGGCCAGTCCGGACCTGACCGAGAGCCTCATGGCCGCGGTGGGCGACGCGCGGCTCTATTTCTACGACGCCATCGCGCCCATCGTGTCCCGCGACTCCGTGGATTTCGACAAGGCGTTCTGGGGCTCCCGCTGGAAACCCGAGGACGACGACTACCTGAACTGCCCCATGAGCGAGGCCGAGTACAAGGCCTTTGTGGCCGCCCTGCTCGAAGGGGAGAAGGTCAAGCCGCGCGAGTTCGAGAAGGAGGTCCACTTCGAGGCCTGCCTGCCCGTGGAGGCCATGGCCGAGCGCGGGGAGATGACGCTGGCCTTCGGCCCGCTCAAGCCCGTGGGCTTCACGGACCCGCGCACCGGGGAGCGGCCGTTCGCCATCGTCCAGCTGCGCACCGAGAACGCGGACAAGACCGCCTTCAACCTGGTGGGCTTCCAGACCAAGCTCAAGTATCCGGAACAGAAGCGCATCTTCCGCATGATCCCCGGCCTGGAGAACGCCGAGTTTCTGCGCCTCGGGTCCATCCATCGCAACACCTACGTCAACGCCCCCGAGGTCCTGGACGAGACCCTGCAACTGAAAAACCGGCCGGGCACGTATCTGGCCGGGCAGATCACCGGGGTGGAGGGGTACCTGGAGTCGGCGGCCTGCGGGCTGTGGCTCGGCCTGTCCCTGGGACGGCGGCTGCGCGGCGAGGCCGTGATCGATCCGCCGGTGGAGACCGCCCTGGGCGCGCTCATGAACCACCTGCGGACCAAACCGGACAAGCAGTTCCAGCCGTCCAACGTCAATTTCGGGCTCATGCCGGGGCTCGAGGGCCGGATCAAAAAGAAGTTCCGCAAGGAAGCCTACGGACAGCGTGCCCAGGCGGCGTTCGCGGCCTGGATCGAGGCGGCGGGATTGTAA
- a CDS encoding O-acetylhomoserine aminocarboxypropyltransferase/cysteine synthase family protein codes for MNDKHYGPQTIALHAGHTPDPTGSRAVPIYQTTAYLFRDTEHATNLFALKEPGYIYTRLNNPTTDVLEKRLAALHGGAGAIATASGMAAIFYAVATIASAGQNIVTGSNLYGGTQTLFEHTLKRFGIEARFVDSSDPANFAAAIDENTRLVYSEAIGNPRCNVDDLLGIAKAAHDHGVPFILDATVAPPPIFNPFDFGCDIAVYSLTKIVGGHGTAMGGAIVEKGDFDWAAGGRYPELTAPDPTYHGMNLWEALGGPSGAPCPVFTTKVRIGMLRDTGATIAPQNSFLILQGMETLPLRARQHCENARKVAEFLEGHYAVEWVNYAGLPSHPDFDRAKNTFPLGPGAVFGFGVRGGLEAGRKFIESVELCSHLANILDAKTLVIHPASTTHGQSTPEEQAAAGVPLDLVRISVGLEDADDIIDDLDRALALSQR; via the coding sequence ATGAACGACAAGCATTACGGACCCCAGACAATCGCCCTGCACGCGGGACATACCCCGGACCCCACCGGCTCCCGCGCCGTGCCCATATATCAGACCACCGCCTACCTGTTCCGCGACACCGAGCATGCGACCAACCTGTTCGCCCTCAAGGAGCCGGGCTACATCTACACCCGGCTGAACAACCCGACCACGGACGTGCTCGAAAAGCGGCTGGCCGCCCTGCACGGCGGGGCCGGGGCCATCGCCACGGCCAGCGGCATGGCCGCCATCTTCTACGCGGTGGCGACCATCGCCTCCGCCGGGCAGAACATCGTCACCGGCTCCAACCTGTACGGCGGGACCCAGACCCTGTTCGAGCACACCCTGAAGCGGTTCGGCATCGAGGCCCGCTTCGTGGATTCGAGCGACCCGGCCAACTTTGCGGCGGCCATCGACGAGAACACCCGGCTGGTCTATTCCGAGGCCATCGGCAATCCGCGCTGCAACGTGGACGACCTGCTCGGCATCGCCAAGGCGGCCCACGATCACGGGGTGCCGTTTATCCTCGACGCCACCGTGGCCCCGCCGCCCATCTTCAATCCCTTCGATTTCGGCTGCGACATCGCGGTCTACTCCCTGACCAAGATCGTGGGCGGCCACGGCACGGCCATGGGCGGGGCCATCGTGGAGAAGGGCGACTTCGACTGGGCGGCCGGGGGCCGGTATCCGGAGCTGACCGCGCCGGACCCGACCTACCACGGCATGAACCTGTGGGAGGCCCTGGGCGGCCCGTCGGGCGCGCCGTGCCCCGTGTTCACCACCAAGGTGCGCATCGGCATGCTGCGCGACACGGGCGCGACCATCGCCCCGCAGAACAGCTTTCTGATCCTCCAGGGCATGGAGACCCTGCCCCTGCGCGCCCGCCAGCACTGCGAGAACGCCCGCAAGGTGGCCGAGTTCCTGGAAGGGCACTATGCGGTGGAGTGGGTCAACTACGCGGGCCTGCCGAGCCACCCCGACTTCGACCGGGCCAAGAACACCTTCCCCCTGGGACCGGGCGCGGTCTTCGGCTTTGGGGTCAGGGGCGGGCTCGAGGCGGGCCGCAAGTTCATCGAGTCCGTGGAGCTCTGCTCCCACCTGGCCAACATCCTCGACGCCAAGACCCTGGTCATCCACCCGGCGTCCACCACCCACGGCCAGTCCACCCCCGAAGAGCAGGCCGCCGCCGGCGTCCCCCTGGACCTGGTGCGCATCTCCGTGGGGTTGGAGGACGCCGACGACATCATCGACGACCTGGATCGGGCGTTGGCGCTGTCGCAACGGTAG
- a CDS encoding M48 family metallopeptidase, with translation MIRLPVVFLLLSLLLSLFAGCAPVTARPDVDPELAAREASIQKRMAVESHMRKFWRLSEVSLPVLEHGTVLCGDRVTYYLGMDTNSIDNVPEEWRQAYKDALGLDERIKVTRVFAHTPAADAGFQPGDVVLMINGRKVETGDKAYVKFAGQLQEQLDTGETVSFWIERDGAPMALSAIPAERCDYAVLMSDDTVVNAYADGDSVVVTKGMMDYIESDDELALVVGHEMGHNVMGHITKKTGNRIIGAVLDGLLAGVTGVYTNNFANAAGMMYSQEFEQEADYMGVYFMERAGFDSTGAPNFWRRMGADNPYAIGHATTHPTSAYRYVFLEKCSKEVKEKEKEGTELLPNMAELKTASK, from the coding sequence ATGATTCGCCTGCCCGTTGTTTTTCTTCTTCTGTCCCTTCTCCTTTCCCTGTTTGCCGGTTGCGCTCCGGTAACGGCGCGGCCCGATGTCGATCCCGAGCTGGCGGCCAGGGAGGCCTCCATCCAGAAGCGGATGGCCGTCGAGAGCCACATGCGGAAATTCTGGCGGCTCAGCGAAGTCTCCCTGCCCGTGCTGGAGCACGGGACCGTTCTGTGCGGCGATCGGGTGACCTACTACCTGGGCATGGACACCAACTCCATCGACAACGTGCCCGAGGAGTGGCGGCAGGCGTACAAGGATGCCCTGGGCCTGGACGAACGCATCAAGGTTACCCGTGTTTTCGCCCATACCCCGGCGGCGGATGCCGGGTTCCAGCCCGGAGACGTCGTCCTGATGATCAACGGGCGGAAGGTGGAGACCGGGGACAAGGCCTACGTGAAGTTCGCCGGCCAGCTTCAGGAACAGCTGGATACGGGCGAAACCGTGTCCTTCTGGATCGAGCGCGACGGGGCTCCCATGGCGCTCAGCGCCATCCCGGCCGAACGGTGCGACTACGCCGTCCTCATGTCCGACGACACCGTGGTCAATGCCTACGCGGACGGGGATTCCGTGGTCGTGACCAAGGGCATGATGGATTACATCGAAAGCGACGATGAGCTGGCGTTGGTGGTGGGGCATGAGATGGGCCACAACGTGATGGGCCACATCACCAAGAAGACGGGCAACCGCATCATCGGTGCGGTGCTGGACGGCCTGCTTGCCGGGGTCACGGGCGTCTACACCAACAACTTCGCCAATGCCGCCGGGATGATGTACAGCCAGGAGTTCGAGCAGGAGGCGGACTACATGGGCGTGTATTTTATGGAGCGGGCCGGGTTCGACTCCACCGGAGCGCCGAATTTCTGGCGGCGCATGGGGGCCGACAATCCCTACGCCATCGGCCACGCCACCACGCACCCGACGTCCGCCTACCGCTATGTCTTTCTTGAAAAGTGCTCCAAGGAAGTGAAGGAGAAAGAGAAGGAGGGCACGGAGTTGCTCCCCAACATGGCGGAGTTGAAAACCGCCTCGAAATAA
- a CDS encoding ferredoxin-thioredoxin reductase catalytic domain-containing protein, which yields MDAKQLYESLKKIQEPKGYHFNADMDMTMPLLESLLTNKERFGYMACPCRLANGEYEADKDIICPCTYREDDVREYGACFCALYVSKGYNDGTIEKQVVPERRPPEKILF from the coding sequence ATGGACGCGAAGCAGCTCTACGAATCGCTGAAGAAGATCCAGGAGCCCAAGGGCTACCACTTCAACGCGGACATGGACATGACCATGCCCCTGCTGGAGAGCCTGCTGACCAACAAGGAGCGTTTCGGCTACATGGCCTGCCCCTGCCGGCTGGCCAACGGCGAATACGAGGCGGACAAGGACATCATCTGCCCCTGCACCTACCGCGAGGACGACGTCAGGGAGTACGGAGCCTGCTTCTGCGCCCTCTACGTCAGCAAGGGATACAACGACGGCACCATCGAGAAACAGGTGGTCCCGGAACGCCGCCCGCCCGAGAAGATTCTCTTCTAG
- a CDS encoding glutaredoxin family protein, producing the protein MNDIKVYALSTCIHCRNAKKYLDECGVKYECVHVDQLTGDERKQIVNEVKEYNPAVSFPTIVIKDKVIVGFHKDQIDAALKED; encoded by the coding sequence ATGAACGACATCAAGGTCTATGCCCTCTCCACCTGCATCCATTGCAGAAATGCCAAAAAATACCTCGACGAGTGCGGCGTGAAGTACGAATGCGTCCACGTGGATCAGCTGACCGGCGACGAGCGCAAGCAGATCGTCAACGAGGTCAAGGAATACAACCCGGCGGTCTCCTTCCCGACCATCGTCATCAAGGACAAGGTCATCGTCGGCTTCCACAAGGACCAGATCGACGCGGCCCTCAAGGAGGACTAG